In a single window of the Myxococcales bacterium genome:
- a CDS encoding class I SAM-dependent methyltransferase has protein sequence MKSVSCYHCGSGRHSFYAAENGFTLVRCDGCGLLYVTPRPDEREIAAGHELGVHQGEQKLEVTGRFAEVKVGRYLNILRDFFGDELREKPVSWLDIGCGHGEFLVALREFSGGKIVARGVEPNLAKQESARSRGLDVGFADLRTEARRYDFVSALNVYGHLPEPPATLSDWRRLLNPGGELFLETGDTAELPANKHPKPFYLPDHLSFASRRIVTDLLRRIGFDVLDSRVYYWIKPGPVTVTKETVKIFWPGKKSSLRYMFRPTDLYIRARRKE, from the coding sequence ATGAAAAGCGTCTCTTGCTACCACTGCGGCTCGGGTCGGCATTCCTTCTATGCCGCCGAAAACGGTTTTACCCTCGTGCGCTGCGACGGCTGCGGCCTGTTGTACGTGACGCCGCGGCCGGACGAGCGGGAAATCGCCGCCGGCCATGAGTTGGGCGTGCATCAGGGCGAACAAAAGTTGGAAGTCACCGGCCGCTTCGCTGAGGTGAAGGTCGGCCGCTACCTGAATATCCTGCGCGATTTTTTCGGCGACGAGTTGCGTGAAAAACCCGTGAGCTGGCTCGACATCGGCTGCGGCCACGGCGAGTTTCTGGTGGCGCTGAGGGAATTTTCCGGCGGAAAAATCGTCGCCAGGGGAGTGGAGCCGAACCTGGCCAAGCAGGAATCGGCGCGGTCGCGCGGCTTGGACGTCGGCTTCGCTGACCTGCGGACCGAAGCCCGGCGTTACGATTTCGTTTCCGCGCTCAACGTCTACGGCCACTTGCCCGAACCGCCGGCGACCCTGAGCGATTGGCGGCGCCTGCTCAATCCGGGGGGAGAATTGTTTCTGGAGACCGGCGACACGGCCGAATTGCCGGCGAATAAGCACCCCAAGCCGTTTTACCTACCCGATCATTTGTCCTTCGCCTCGCGGCGGATCGTCACGGACCTCTTGCGGCGGATCGGTTTCGACGTGCTGGATTCCCGGGTTTATTACTGGATCAAGCCGGGGCCCGTGACGGTGACCAAGGAAACCGTCAAAATTTTCTGGCCGGGAAAGAAGTCGAGCCTCCGCTACATGTTCCGGCCGACCG